The Diabrotica undecimpunctata isolate CICGRU chromosome 3, icDiaUnde3, whole genome shotgun sequence genome includes the window TTCTTAAACCAATATAATTCCCTAAATTAGGAAATAGGGCAAAAAGTTTGTGCTAACATAACATCAAGCCAAAAATTTGGTAAATTAATTTTACTGGTCAcaaatattcattttttataTGGAATTtaaatgtttacaaaatatgTATGTTATTTTACCACGGTttcttcaatttttaaaaaatatgataaatttACACCTAATAAAATACCACTATTTACACTCCCATAAAATGCTCTCAAATCCAAACTAATGTTTTTTAAACTTTTGAATGCATTGAAAATTTGGCATAAGCataatatgtatttaaaaaaatatgattttttataagtttttttaaggtttgagtTATAAAATTAGGGTTTTTTCATATTACTATGtgaaatttgaaatatattaaatgcttaaacaattaaatttataacaaaaaataatagcCTCTTGTTAGGGGAAATATGCCTATTATGGCATGCTGCCTTTGATGGCACACCACGTGTAATTTGTAAATCGTTTCCTGTCGAACGATATCGGCTGCATAGACAGTGTTTATTTGCAATGGTACAGATACAAACACTTATTAGTTCCACAGATAAGTCTGTAACAGAAAGTGTGATTTGTTGAGTGTTGAACTATTATAACGCACGTTAACACAAACAGTTTTTTGCCGCTTCTCGTCTGAAGTTAAAATATCCAAAGTAAGTATGCAATTTTGATTAGTATTAAGCTTCAATAGGCAATGCATTTTAACTTCTGCCATTGTGGTGCTAGAAGATAAACGCTCTGCTTTAAATCTGATGCGTACTTACCAAGATGACGGCATAGCAGATGTGTTCCAATGATACCACAGTATGCCGTTAAATGTGCAAAGCGTGCTACTATAACATCTATTGCTGTATGTCTTCCTAAAACCCTACAGAATGTTAATGAAACTTCTGAAATTAACACTATAGGAAGATTCAGTGTTAGTAGAAAACCTTTGTTTTAATTGTTGCAGTTTTAATTTGGTggcaatattttttacttttaaattaaaattaatactgGCTTGTTGCTTGGTTAATTAGTTGGAGCTAAAAATTAGACCAAAATGACACAGCATTAATTACTCAATTTACTACATAGTTGGGGACTGGGTTCAGCGAATAgagtataaaaataaatgtataaattgaaaatttgaattttaaacaatttttttactacataaaaataccaaaaaattgcACTGAAAATtggaaattttttatataattagttATTAAATACagatttcaatattttacaaaaaaaaccaCCAATTTACTAAAAGTTATAGGAAAAATgttgattaaatttatttaaaatatctagaCTTTCTGAGATCAACAGACTTTTTTGTTTTCCAGTGAAATTTTAACCATATCGAAAGGGCAATCATCTCAAAGCACAtatttttacacaaaatttatAAGAATCTAAAATACTGTTTCAAATAGTAAAATATCTACATTTCTGACTTCATTTTGAATCATTTAGTTCAAATTCTGGCACAACTATAAGACTAAGCAgccaattttatattaaaaatgtatttttttaacagtttttcttACACATCTCTAGTTGACCAATCAATCTGAAATGATTATTTGTATGTTTACAACTtgcataatttattttttataatgagAAAAGGGTATGAACAATTTTGAATAAACTGTGGAACACCAGGGTTCTATTTGATTCAGGCCATAGATTCTACTGTAAAAACTTGTCACAAACTGATACACAATGTGAACATACTACTTCAAATTTCAAGAAAATCACATCACATAAACATGAATGATTAATAAAtgcatataaaataattaaaactactttgtaatttaataattaaaaataatttcaaatagtATATAAACACTGTGAATTTGCTGTAAAATACAGCAATTAATTAAGGTTCTTAGTAACACAAACAATGGTGCCAATTTGGAACCAATTTTCTAGTTAACTTCTCTAATTTTCTAATTTCTCTAACATTATTATCATGACCTCTGCTTTTAATGTTATGACCTTGAGTAATATCACACAGTATAAATGAAAAACCCTTACATTTTATCCTTCACTTACATATCTTTAATTTATCTTAACTCCTACAGGTTTTTTATTAAGAATATGAGACTCATACTTTTCATACTCTTCCTCAATAACTGATCTATCCAGATCAGCATTTAGAACAATAACAGGAGCCCTACAattatgtaatgttttattataaagcCAATCATCATGTATCTCATGCAGGGCTTTGATATATTCAAATGCAACAGTCTTCTCCTCTGACCTATTACGTTTTAAGATCCTCTCATATGCAATCTCAGGAGAGGTTCTTAGATACACAATAAGATCAATTTGAGCATCATCTGTTGCTGTTACGTATTTAAACCATTCATCAATGACTGCCACTGAAGCAGGTGGCATTAAACCATCCCTGGACATTTTTTCTACAAAACAATACCTTGCACTATATAACGACCTCTCCATTAGCTTTACTGGCTGATGTATCTTTTTCTGATGTAGTCCTAACATGGTAAGCTGCACATATGACTGGAAGGTAAAGCTCCACTTTTTTGGATCCTTATACATTAAATCCTGGAGGGAAAATAAGGATATGAaatcaataattaataataagtgCTTATTAGAAACATGTTCCAAACTTTAAgctaaaaatctaaattttgtaCATAAAAACCCCTTTTTGAGTTATTACTAAATTAAGGTGATAATTGGGTATTAGTGCATAAGCAAATTATCTTAAATGAAGCGTCTAAATGTGTACAGATATAAGAAatacttaaaatttaaaatatatactaACCAATAAATTATATCCACTGCAGTTTCTCCACATATCTATAGGTTCTGCAAACACAGcaacattttcatttttgttaaagtgttccaaaaatgtaGTTTTCCCGCTACCAACATTCCCTTCCACAACTACTGTAAAGGGACGGCTGTTATTACCTCGGGATATGGGAGACTGGGCCATTTTAGCAATTATATTCTTAATCTTATTCATATGTTCCTTAGTGGTGCAACATTATAAAATGTAATAGTTTTACGAATCTTggcaattattaaaattttattaaatcacGTCTAACTACACGTCTACAACACTATCCTAAAGCAAATGCCACAATTAGAGAAAATTAGTAGGTGTTTATTTCCCTCCAAAAAACAACCGCCAATTATTTAAACTCCCTCCATCTTTGACATTTTGAAGATACTGATCGtcaataaatataacaaaaaatactTTTAAGCAATTAAACTTTAGTATAAGgtataattttaaagtaatttatatcATGTACTCTTACTTTACTGTCTTGTTTAAACTTTAAAACAAATCTTGGTTATTGGTTATTGAATCAATCGTAATAAGGGGGAAATGTGACTTTGTCGATATTATCATATAGCCAGGAACATATGGAATTATTCATCCCTAAATTTTTATACATTGCGCGATTGCACAAATATTATTTAAACGATATattataaaaaccttaaaaatgtaaattatatatTACTTAGTCTTTAAGTATTAAGTAAACATTACTTTATCAATTACTTAATCTGTAATCTGATTAGTGAACACTTACATCACCGCTTACATCATGATAaatgatataattataatttttattttaaaggttttttgaaaacgattatCGGATTGAAAATCGAAatgtgaaaaaacaaataaaaaatgtaataattacaatcaataattgtggtttaatcccatataaaataatatgcaACTTAAACTTTCCACAAAAATCATTTTAAGAACCACTTCACATTATGATATTCTATTTAATACTTttaacttttatatattttaggaattttttaataacaaaaatgcaaaagaagtaaatttaatttttttatttcataataaCTATCCACAAGAAGAAGATTAAATCTTCTTTTTTCGAAAGAGAAAATGGCAAGAAAAATAAGAGAATGCCAAACATTTTGCTACAACGGCAACCATCGAGAGTTATATGTGCCGTGGAATGACTTGTTTTCATTTGTCGACATTCGACGATTTAACATTTGTAGGTTATATTACAGTTTGTTATTGCAAGTACATAAACATTTGAAATTTAATAGAATAAAAATAGCAGGATTTAATATGGGAGACGTAAAAATTGAAGAAATGGATTTGTATGAAATGCTAAGTATTGATATCGGCAGTTCGATATCAGaggtaaatattaattaattattttggaCAAAGTTACATATATTAGTtaatatattgtattgaataattATTCTacaaataaacaaacaaagttCTTTAGTATTCCTATCTATATCACTATGTTGTTATCCTAATAATGAATCCCTTTATTCTACTTTGAGTAAAATTCGTTTGTAATTTTTACCACAAATTATTCAGAACTTGTACTTTTGGGAACAAAACAAACTACCATTTACTACCTCTTACATAATCTTTAGTACCATTGTAAGTCCCTGTAAGTCtctaaatattattttggtttgCAGTTGaaaaattattccaataaattatttattaacattttcCAGATAAAAAAAGCATACAGAAAACAAGCCTTACAATGCCATCCAGATAAAAATCCAGATGATCCAAATGCTGTAAAAAAGTTTCATGAATTATCCAAGGCATTAGAAATCTTAACTGACGAGTCAGCAAGAGCTGCCTATGACAGAGTACTGAAAGCTAAAAAAGAGGCTGCTCTGAGACATAAAGAGTTGGACAGCAAGAGGAGGAAATTGAAAGAAGACTTAGAATATAGAGAAAAACAGGGATCAAAACAAAAAAGTGCTGATGAGCTATTAAAGGTAATTGGTTTAATATTTCTATCCCTACCATATAAGTAATTTCACACTAAACTAAAGCCTAACTTATCTTTATTTTTGTTGTATAATGTGTATCACCTGTACATTATGATTCCTTATACTTGTTATACAGTATCCATTCTCTGCGTATGGTTACAAAAAATACCCATAACCAGCCAATGGCCATCTCATAGCCAATGACTACATAATAGTATTTAGTTTCATTTTTAACAAATGGAGTcctttattattttagtttttaatgtGATTGTAAAGGTATTAGTAATTACACATATTATTTGTTTGGTAATTGTTTGTTGACTTTAGGCTGAAATAGAGAGATTAAGAAAAGAAGGATCAAAGCAAGTGCAGGAGGAAATAGAAATAGTAAAGCAGCAGCTACAGAAAGAAAAATCCAATCCACAGTACTGGGATGGGTCTAAACACAGGATAAAAATAAAATGGTCAGCTGATAAAAGTGACAGTAGCAATGGAGGATACAACCAAGAAATGTTAACAAGATTTTTATCCAAAGTAAGTATATCTGTGTAAATTGTTTTCTTAATGATTTTCTACTGTCTTTTGGTTCTTTATTTTTTCTCTGTGAGAATATTAGATTTTACCATCTATCCAAGAAGGTCTTAATAAGAAACCCAACCCTTTGTTAACATGTAAAATGTTACAGTTAATACATTATATTTACAAATACACAGCTAATTTGCAATACAGACGGAGAGTAAGGAATCtgaacaatatttattattactacatAAATAATTGGGATATACTCTtcatatgtatattatttatactcTTAGTCATTTTGGTGGTTAGTAGTAGATATGGAAGTGGGGTAGAGGTCTGGGGGAAATGGTGTGTGCAcagcttttgaaatattaattgtTATATCTGTATATGAACATTTACAACATATAAGCATTGTTTTACCAGTAGCTTCTTATgaggaaaaattaatattttgcatAACTGGCAGTCACATATTTGTATATAATTACTCATATATATTTCATGCATAATAGCTTGATAAAGTAGCTTTTGACATATTAATTTGTTATATCTATATAGAATAATTGACAAAGTATAAGAATTATTTTACCTGCAAAGTCTTCTgaggaaaatataaaaatttggcATAACCAGTGGTCAAATATTTGTATATCGACAGTTAAATGTCAAAACCTCATAAGTCAAAAATTAGCCATTTTTAAATTTGTGAGGATTTGGGTTGAAAATATTGTTTCGAATGTTCTAGCTAAACCACAGATtcatgaaaaatatattttggcatgttttttccaagtaataatttaatttatgacTAAGAAAGAAAATATATGTTCTAAACATCGGAAGTTTTTCCACTATTCTAAAAAGTTGTGAATGTTGACTTATGAGGTTTCAACATTTAGCAGTCGATATATTCAGATATATTTTACACCTTTACAAAATAggcaaataaaaacataaaaacacaTCTCCCAAGAAAGGTGATATATATGGCTACCACTCACTTCAATTTTACaccattaaacaaaaattttcttacaaaaaaataagtgACTGATACTATCAGCAGCTCCCTGAATTCCATTACTTCCATTACTTTTAATATATATCTAGTATTTTATAGTAAACAATAATTTTCATGTGATCCCAAACAGAAAACCTTGTGGAGTTGAAATCTAGGACATGAAAAGACCAAAGAGACTGACAACTTCCATTACTCTCATGTCTGGAAAGCTGTTAACCCGAGACAGCTTGCGCCTAAAAAGTTCCATCAATACTCACGGTTGGTTGTTTTGACAGACTTTAAACTGActaaaacattaatacattatttttcaaaaaataactttattgTGAATGATACAATgcaaaattaaacaatatttaaaaaagttcTCTTGTTTTAGCAGgttaaaaataatatgtaaattaaatgctattttatgtttttctgttttctttgaGGTACAGTATTCACACCTTCCTACGATACTACATGCTCTAGGGGTTGCTGGTTTACTAATTTTTAGCATACTATGAATATTGCTTTTAATTTGTAGAGGAATATCCATTGTCAGCTGTCTATGCATTTGTTCAGTACATAA containing:
- the LOC140437458 gene encoding deoxynucleoside kinase-like, translating into MNKIKNIIAKMAQSPISRGNNSRPFTVVVEGNVGSGKTTFLEHFNKNENVAVFAEPIDMWRNCSGYNLLDLMYKDPKKWSFTFQSYVQLTMLGLHQKKIHQPVKLMERSLYSARYCFVEKMSRDGLMPPASVAVIDEWFKYVTATDDAQIDLIVYLRTSPEIAYERILKRNRSEEKTVAFEYIKALHEIHDDWLYNKTLHNCRAPVIVLNADLDRSVIEEEYEKYESHILNKKPVGVKIN
- the LOC140437459 gene encoding dnaJ homolog subfamily C member 17, with amino-acid sequence MGDVKIEEMDLYEMLSIDIGSSISEIKKAYRKQALQCHPDKNPDDPNAVKKFHELSKALEILTDESARAAYDRVLKAKKEAALRHKELDSKRRKLKEDLEYREKQGSKQKSADELLKAEIERLRKEGSKQVQEEIEIVKQQLQKEKSNPQYWDGSKHRIKIKWSADKSDSSNGGYNQEMLTRFLSKYGDIQALVMSPKKKGSALVEFKEKAAAEMAVDLEVGLPHNPLKLEWLGGPPQKNLEGSSLVKESDFESITLTKLRQAEERKRLIEQMMAEDEET